In Anaerolineales bacterium, the following proteins share a genomic window:
- the casA gene encoding type I-E CRISPR-associated protein Cse1/CasA, translating to MTYSFNLIDEPWIPCVQMDGRVMEYSLYNALAQAHQLRSIQGNTPLETAAAYRLMLAVIHSALKGPAAQPEWRNLWQKKKWDMAVFDAYLNAPSRKMRFDLFDKERPFYQIKDERVKPKTASQLTHGMGTANELFDHESVTENVVFTCAEAARMLLVGQVFGLGGGCDPKQKLYLSSGAWTKGIVFFAEGDNLFETLMLNTLLYKDDRPINRLGKDLPAWDMDDPFENERNKPNGYLDYLTWQNRRFLLFPETIQGEVMVRQMTIAPGLVMGAENFFDPMKQYKKGKKDWVRLDFREEKGLWRDSHLLLHLSRKDNQGDSQPPQFIDRLAELVDEDILDKKHLFHYMAYGIGMDPEKPQMARIILYKSEHLPVPFSYFQSNENEDLVGTVRQAIEFADSVRTKLLSATNVLAKFFISPNADLKDGKQPDLKDIKKLVNHYGAERFFWSRLEVPFYEFLQTMPEDESAITRWKKTLQETAWEALRSAERMAGENIKALKAAVKAEDVLFSELKKLFPESQTQKEVV from the coding sequence ATGACCTATTCATTCAACTTGATTGATGAGCCTTGGATTCCCTGCGTGCAAATGGATGGGCGCGTAATGGAATACAGTTTGTATAACGCGCTTGCTCAAGCCCATCAACTGCGGAGCATTCAAGGGAATACCCCACTCGAAACCGCCGCCGCATATCGTTTGATGCTGGCTGTGATTCACAGCGCTTTGAAAGGACCTGCCGCTCAACCAGAATGGCGAAATCTTTGGCAAAAGAAGAAATGGGATATGGCAGTTTTTGACGCATACCTTAACGCCCCATCACGAAAAATGCGCTTTGACTTGTTCGATAAAGAAAGGCCGTTTTATCAAATAAAGGATGAGCGCGTTAAGCCCAAAACTGCTTCCCAACTTACTCATGGTATGGGTACAGCAAATGAATTGTTTGATCATGAAAGCGTTACTGAAAACGTTGTGTTTACATGCGCCGAGGCTGCCCGTATGCTGTTGGTTGGACAGGTCTTTGGTTTAGGCGGTGGGTGTGACCCAAAGCAAAAATTGTATCTTTCATCTGGCGCATGGACAAAAGGGATTGTTTTCTTTGCGGAAGGCGACAATCTCTTTGAGACGTTAATGTTAAACACGCTTCTTTACAAAGACGACAGACCGATAAATCGCTTGGGAAAAGATTTGCCCGCTTGGGATATGGATGACCCCTTCGAGAATGAGCGAAACAAGCCAAATGGCTATTTAGATTATTTGACATGGCAAAATCGGAGATTTTTGCTCTTCCCAGAGACTATTCAAGGGGAAGTTATGGTTCGCCAAATGACCATTGCGCCAGGTCTTGTGATGGGTGCGGAAAATTTCTTTGACCCAATGAAGCAGTACAAAAAAGGGAAGAAGGATTGGGTAAGGCTTGATTTCAGGGAAGAAAAGGGTTTGTGGCGTGACAGTCATTTGCTGTTGCACTTAAGCAGAAAAGACAATCAAGGAGATAGCCAACCGCCGCAATTTATAGACAGGCTTGCCGAGTTGGTTGACGAAGACATTCTTGACAAGAAACACTTGTTTCATTACATGGCTTATGGAATCGGCATGGATCCAGAAAAACCACAAATGGCAAGAATCATTTTATATAAGTCTGAACACCTTCCTGTGCCGTTTTCATACTTTCAGTCAAATGAAAACGAAGATTTGGTTGGTACTGTGAGGCAGGCGATTGAATTTGCAGATAGCGTACGCACTAAATTGCTTTCTGCCACAAATGTTTTGGCAAAGTTTTTCATATCGCCAAATGCCGACCTGAAAGATGGGAAGCAACCTGACCTAAAGGACATAAAAAAACTTGTGAACCATTACGGCGCGGAGCGTTTCTTCTGGAGCAGGTTGGAAGTCCCGTTTTATGAATTCCTGCAAACCATGCCAGAGGACGAATCCGCCATTACCCGTTGGAAAAAGACCTTGCAAGAAACCGCGTGGGAGGCGTTGAGAAGCGCCGAACGTATGGCGGGCGAAAATATAAAAGCGCTCAAAGCCGCTGTTAAAGCCGAGGATGTTTTATTCAGCGAACTCAAAAAACTGTTTCCAGAATCACAAACCCAAAAGGAGGTAGTATGA
- a CDS encoding helix-turn-helix domain-containing protein: MSVETSNRVWKHSQNGGARLLLLLAMADWSDDWGYCHPSIEQMAVKCRQTERNILNLIADLEQAGEMRRVARGKGGRGKFSGLVYQVVVGLNADQILASERISPLAKDTFAKLQNGEMNLPISRKTGEKISDENFSPEKQSLDSSPAFPCALNELINVSDSTPTPTAVVQQKGLVTEEQAEALYLLVRPSHLTIPNSDQRVVALKVLGEYLKQYDSPQAAATALKPYAAEADARGIRQTNLCWLSEWAAVGQIPKPRRKMTRYSKPENGQADHADYEAIRKHMETELAPHMRDGDGKPS, translated from the coding sequence ATGAGTGTCGAGACCTCCAATCGTGTTTGGAAGCACAGTCAAAATGGCGGTGCGCGTTTGTTGCTATTACTGGCGATGGCGGATTGGTCGGATGACTGGGGCTACTGCCATCCAAGCATCGAGCAGATGGCGGTCAAGTGCCGACAGACCGAACGCAATATCCTGAACCTGATCGCCGATCTCGAACAGGCTGGTGAAATGCGCCGCGTGGCACGCGGGAAAGGCGGGAGGGGTAAATTCAGCGGATTGGTCTATCAGGTTGTCGTTGGGTTGAATGCCGACCAGATCCTTGCTAGTGAACGGATCTCGCCGTTGGCAAAGGATACTTTTGCAAAACTACAAAACGGAGAAATGAACCTGCCGATTTCGCGAAAAACGGGTGAAAAGATTTCAGATGAAAACTTTTCACCTGAAAAACAGAGTCTCGATTCTTCACCTGCTTTCCCTTGTGCATTAAATGAATTAATTAACGTCAGTGACTCAACTCCTACTCCCACCGCCGTTGTGCAACAAAAGGGTTTGGTTACCGAAGAACAGGCAGAAGCGTTGTATCTCCTGGTTCGTCCGTCACATCTGACGATTCCCAATTCGGATCAACGTGTCGTTGCGCTCAAAGTCCTGGGGGAATATCTCAAGCAATACGACTCGCCGCAAGCAGCGGCGACTGCCTTGAAACCGTATGCCGCAGAAGCCGACGCGCGTGGTATCCGCCAGACCAATTTGTGCTGGCTCTCGGAATGGGCAGCCGTGGGTCAGATCCCGAAGCCGCGTAGAAAAATGACAAGGTATTCAAAACCAGAAAATGGGCAGGCAGATCACGCCGACTATGAGGCAATTCGCAAACACATGGAAACCGAACTGGCACCACACATGCGGGATGGGGATGGGAAGCCGTCGTGA
- a CDS encoding recombinase family protein translates to MIKKAAIYARVSTDDQADKGYSLPSQLDSCRQYIEQLGYSIVAEFKEDNSGAVPVIDRPQGRRLAEMVKFREVDAVVVHQVDRLSRDIVDLLASVRNWLRAGVEVYALDVGKIESELDIVLVIKGWQGSDERKKIRERSMRGKRAKARTGRVIGSRAPYGYDHVRDENGKIVNFEPLEEEAKIVQLIYRWYVYGDESGQRLAAGRIAKRLSEMHISTPGETNPGYHRTRGKGMWHAYTVLSIIERETYAGIWRFGVRIGPTRNQRPKDEWIEVNVPALVDRETWELAQELKGQNKVFSRRNKKYNYLLSGLIRCVCGRAMSGEFFSDHQYYTCSWRNNHHIHLEERVCKARSVRADAIDADVWESILDLFGDLEKLEKQLRIAQQEELAALDPKLEELNAVQAMIAQTEVDAVEIGQALKRAAGLVAKSLEQNMNEVNQRYDALCRRLETLQTELNVTQLTDDTIQDLIEFAQDVFVGIENADFHTKRRNLEMLKVRVEVNNGIFKIDSLAGQISGEIRKLPKAIRYSDDSGGGGVTNSR, encoded by the coding sequence ATGATCAAAAAAGCAGCAATTTATGCCCGTGTGTCGACAGATGATCAGGCTGATAAAGGGTACAGCCTGCCAAGCCAATTGGATAGTTGTCGGCAGTATATTGAGCAATTGGGATACTCAATTGTCGCTGAATTCAAGGAAGACAATAGTGGCGCCGTTCCAGTTATAGACCGTCCACAAGGGAGACGTCTGGCAGAGATGGTGAAGTTTCGTGAGGTAGATGCCGTTGTTGTGCATCAAGTAGATCGCTTATCACGTGATATTGTAGACCTGCTTGCCTCGGTCCGAAATTGGCTTCGAGCTGGTGTTGAAGTATATGCTCTTGATGTCGGAAAGATCGAAAGTGAATTGGATATTGTTCTCGTCATTAAGGGATGGCAGGGAAGTGATGAACGAAAGAAAATCAGGGAACGTTCCATGCGTGGAAAAAGAGCCAAAGCGCGTACGGGGCGAGTGATTGGTTCGCGAGCACCGTATGGTTACGATCATGTTCGCGATGAGAATGGGAAGATTGTTAATTTTGAACCCCTTGAAGAAGAAGCCAAAATTGTTCAATTGATCTATCGGTGGTATGTTTACGGAGACGAATCTGGCCAGCGCCTTGCGGCGGGAAGGATTGCGAAACGCCTATCTGAAATGCACATTTCCACTCCTGGAGAAACGAACCCCGGATATCATCGTACTCGCGGGAAAGGAATGTGGCATGCTTACACTGTTCTTTCTATAATTGAGCGGGAGACATACGCTGGAATCTGGCGATTTGGAGTCCGCATTGGTCCAACTCGTAATCAACGCCCAAAAGATGAATGGATCGAGGTTAATGTTCCCGCGCTTGTTGACCGTGAAACTTGGGAGTTAGCACAGGAATTAAAGGGACAGAACAAAGTTTTTTCACGTCGGAATAAGAAATATAATTATCTCTTGAGTGGTCTGATTCGATGCGTCTGTGGAAGAGCAATGAGTGGCGAGTTTTTTAGTGATCACCAATACTACACTTGTTCTTGGCGAAATAATCACCATATCCATTTGGAAGAGAGGGTGTGCAAGGCCCGTTCGGTCCGTGCTGATGCTATCGATGCGGATGTTTGGGAAAGCATACTTGACCTCTTTGGAGATCTTGAAAAATTGGAAAAACAACTACGGATTGCTCAACAAGAGGAATTGGCGGCTTTGGACCCAAAACTGGAAGAATTGAATGCGGTACAGGCTATGATCGCTCAGACGGAAGTAGACGCTGTGGAAATTGGGCAGGCGCTGAAGCGCGCAGCCGGGCTGGTGGCAAAAAGCTTGGAGCAAAACATGAATGAAGTAAATCAGAGATATGACGCCCTGTGTAGGCGACTGGAAACCTTGCAAACGGAATTAAACGTTACTCAGTTGACGGATGACACTATTCAGGATTTGATTGAATTCGCACAGGATGTTTTTGTAGGAATAGAGAATGCTGATTTTCATACAAAAAGGCGCAATCTTGAAATGCTGAAAGTTCGCGTTGAAGTCAATAATGGGATATTCAAAATTGACAGCTTGGCTGGGCAAATATCTGGGGAGATCCGCAAGTTGCCAAAGGCTATTAGGTACAGTGATGATTCTGGTGGTGGAGGTGTGACAAACTCGCGTTGA
- a CDS encoding ParA family protein, with translation MTAIIAIANQKGGVGKTTTAVTLAHGLALRGKRVLLLDFDPQGQSARALHLPPSSAVYSLLTMDTRASETAYIQGKIVSTQRENFWLLPGNKQTADAQAMINSQGKPISWVRETLERFCTPQCHYLILDTAPSLGGIQERVLWASDLVIVPTPAEALGSDGVRQVLETMKRLASEKGWKGGLFGVLPTFFMETVKEHRLNLETLRSTLGDLILPPIHRAAVIAECPAFGQTIFEHAPYSRAAQEYSRLVDIVLKA, from the coding sequence ATGACAGCTATAATTGCGATCGCAAATCAAAAGGGTGGGGTTGGGAAAACCACTACTGCCGTCACCCTGGCACATGGATTAGCGCTACGGGGAAAACGAGTGTTACTGCTGGACTTCGATCCACAGGGACAATCTGCACGTGCTCTGCACCTTCCGCCCAGTTCAGCCGTTTATTCTTTGCTTACGATGGATACCAGAGCTAGCGAGACCGCATACATCCAGGGAAAGATCGTCAGCACCCAACGCGAAAACTTCTGGCTGTTGCCGGGCAACAAACAGACTGCCGATGCCCAAGCGATGATCAACTCGCAGGGCAAACCTATCTCATGGGTGCGTGAAACATTGGAGCGGTTTTGTACCCCTCAATGTCACTACCTGATTTTGGATACAGCCCCGAGCCTGGGCGGTATTCAGGAGCGCGTGTTATGGGCAAGTGATCTGGTGATCGTCCCCACGCCGGCAGAGGCGTTGGGTTCGGATGGCGTACGGCAAGTGCTGGAAACCATGAAACGGCTTGCATCCGAGAAGGGCTGGAAGGGCGGGTTGTTCGGTGTGCTTCCGACCTTCTTCATGGAAACTGTCAAAGAGCATCGCCTCAATTTGGAAACCCTTCGTTCCACCTTGGGTGACCTGATCCTGCCGCCGATCCATCGTGCTGCGGTGATAGCGGAATGTCCGGCGTTCGGACAGACCATCTTCGAACATGCTCCCTATAGCCGCGCAGCTCAGGAATACAGCCGGCTGGTGGACATCGTCTTGAAGGCATAG
- the cas3 gene encoding CRISPR-associated helicase Cas3', whose protein sequence is MSRAENKTDRLMKMEALLLAHPEGMTQSELARHLGVDRSVIHRNLYDFQKVYPTIVHDDGRIRLDRAAYLVKVAFTLHEATAVHLAARLLATRMDRQNPHAASALRKLGVALEKLAPRISSHVKQAADVIDDATQWQDPRYLEVLEKLTLAWAELRKVKVKHRSDRAEKVFEYFLCPYFIEPYAVGQTTHLIARDESTGKLRTLKIERIERVDVTQERYEIPDDFDPRDLLADAWGIWYTTGEPVEVTLKFHRNVVSRLEETRWHRSEKATKLEDGSILWKAKVAEPQEMIPWIRSWGADVDVLEPEGLRKEIIQHVRDMATKYNVIPFETKPYSVLWAKADKKDQTKVHRLIYHLIDVGQVALAMWSKAIDAESKRQFCQWLGCDEDATGRTLAFLISLHDLGKASPSFQFKVKAMQDEIRKAGFWLPTNLLRASPHGTVTTWALRTLLQEKLNQNKASAKLLAQAVGGHHGAWPVPAQWQTPQMTSDDTGEKHPIWDTARKELVEAMMTIFNPSSEFRIPDESEPQELNAFLTLFSGFTSVADWIGSMTEFFSYEKSVTIPLEEYAARAAGYAEKALTDLGWFNWQADGKALAFKETFPFIAAPNSVQQTIMDEASKTQLPALLILESPTGSGKTEAALYAADCWLQSQHGGGMYVAMPTQATSNQMYDRVKKFLQQRYPDDVLNFHLVHSGALLEDKKPVEAQGISDDDNPNNTDGEIRAETWFLPRKRTLLAPFGVGTVDQALMSVLQTRHFFVRMFGLQSKVVVFDEVHAYDTYMSELFKRLLQWLRQIGVSVILLSATLPEKTRRELTAAYLGQEEVDLPPADYPRLTIASNSGMKSIPLETPSSRTVQLQACDTQAQTIITHLRTALQNGGCAAMICNRVARAQELFKEIQAAGLVPEEDLILFHARFPFAWREEIETKVLGKFGKVKNGGKNPNRPQKSIVIATQVIEQSLDLDFDFMVSDLAPMDLLIQRAGRLHRHSQNDAGRPDALKTPTLLIAFPQTEDIPAFGHDEFVYDRSVMLKTWLALKDKTAMDLPEETAALIEAVYGRDVEIQDEALSKELEAAIKKAQKTEREEVDQAKSRLIPSPSDDRLMLERNHAFDEDDPTLADSFKAMTRLTDPTITLICLHRVDGKTYLDEEDSSSPLDDTIKPTGDLIKELLRRSISVQHRDIVRYFINHEPTWKGWKEVAALKYTIPIVFENGICQLQNSKYAIVLNHQTGITIQKEAK, encoded by the coding sequence ATGTCACGCGCTGAAAACAAAACCGACCGCCTGATGAAAATGGAAGCCCTCCTGCTGGCGCATCCCGAAGGGATGACCCAATCCGAGTTGGCGCGCCACCTGGGCGTGGATCGTTCCGTCATCCATCGCAACCTGTACGACTTTCAGAAGGTTTACCCCACCATCGTCCACGATGACGGGCGCATCCGCCTGGACCGCGCGGCGTATCTCGTTAAAGTGGCCTTTACCCTGCACGAAGCGACCGCGGTCCATCTGGCCGCGCGATTGCTCGCCACCCGCATGGACAGGCAAAATCCGCACGCCGCCTCTGCCCTGCGGAAACTGGGCGTGGCGCTCGAAAAGCTCGCGCCGCGCATCAGCAGTCACGTCAAGCAGGCCGCGGATGTGATTGACGACGCGACCCAGTGGCAGGATCCGCGTTACCTGGAAGTTCTCGAAAAGTTGACGCTGGCCTGGGCGGAGTTACGCAAGGTGAAGGTCAAGCATCGCAGCGACAGGGCGGAAAAGGTCTTCGAGTATTTTCTCTGTCCATATTTCATCGAACCCTACGCGGTGGGTCAAACCACGCACCTGATCGCCCGCGACGAATCCACTGGCAAACTGCGGACGCTGAAGATCGAGCGCATCGAAAGGGTGGATGTGACGCAGGAACGCTATGAAATTCCCGACGATTTCGATCCACGTGACCTGCTGGCCGACGCGTGGGGCATCTGGTACACAACCGGCGAGCCCGTTGAAGTAACTTTAAAATTTCACCGCAATGTAGTCTCCCGTCTGGAAGAAACTCGCTGGCATCGCTCTGAAAAAGCGACGAAATTGGAAGACGGCTCGATCCTCTGGAAGGCAAAAGTCGCCGAGCCGCAAGAGATGATCCCGTGGATCCGTTCCTGGGGCGCGGATGTGGATGTATTGGAGCCCGAGGGGTTACGAAAAGAAATTATTCAGCATGTGAGAGATATGGCAACCAAATATAATGTGATACCTTTTGAAACCAAGCCTTACTCGGTTTTGTGGGCAAAGGCAGATAAAAAAGACCAGACCAAAGTTCACCGCCTCATCTATCACCTGATTGACGTGGGGCAAGTTGCGCTGGCAATGTGGAGCAAAGCGATAGACGCGGAATCCAAACGCCAGTTTTGCCAATGGCTTGGCTGTGATGAAGATGCCACAGGGCGCACGCTGGCTTTTCTCATCAGCCTGCATGATTTGGGCAAGGCTTCGCCTTCGTTTCAATTTAAGGTTAAAGCAATGCAGGATGAAATCAGGAAGGCGGGGTTTTGGCTGCCGACAAATCTGCTGCGGGCTTCGCCACACGGCACGGTAACAACTTGGGCATTGCGAACTCTTTTGCAAGAAAAGTTGAACCAAAATAAGGCTTCTGCAAAACTGCTCGCACAGGCAGTGGGCGGACATCATGGCGCGTGGCCCGTTCCCGCACAATGGCAAACACCGCAAATGACTTCAGACGACACGGGCGAGAAACATCCCATCTGGGATACAGCGCGCAAAGAGCTTGTAGAAGCGATGATGACAATTTTCAACCCTTCTTCTGAATTTAGGATTCCCGATGAGTCAGAGCCACAAGAACTCAACGCCTTCCTGACCTTGTTCTCTGGCTTTACCAGCGTGGCAGACTGGATTGGCTCGATGACTGAATTCTTCTCCTATGAAAAAAGCGTTACTATCCCATTGGAAGAATACGCCGCCCGCGCCGCTGGATACGCTGAAAAAGCCCTGACCGATTTAGGCTGGTTCAACTGGCAAGCGGATGGCAAGGCATTGGCATTCAAAGAGACGTTCCCCTTCATTGCCGCGCCCAATTCGGTTCAGCAGACGATTATGGACGAGGCGAGTAAAACCCAATTGCCCGCCTTGTTGATTCTCGAATCGCCCACAGGTTCTGGCAAGACTGAAGCCGCGCTCTATGCGGCTGATTGCTGGCTCCAATCGCAACACGGAGGCGGCATGTACGTCGCCATGCCTACACAAGCGACCAGTAACCAAATGTATGATCGTGTGAAAAAATTTCTACAACAGCGCTATCCCGATGACGTTTTGAACTTTCATTTAGTGCATAGCGGCGCATTGCTGGAAGATAAAAAACCAGTTGAAGCGCAGGGGATTTCCGACGATGACAACCCGAACAACACCGATGGTGAAATCCGCGCTGAAACATGGTTCCTGCCCCGCAAGCGGACTCTGCTCGCGCCATTCGGGGTAGGTACAGTAGATCAGGCTTTGATGAGCGTCTTGCAAACCCGTCACTTCTTTGTGCGGATGTTCGGTCTGCAAAGTAAGGTCGTCGTTTTCGATGAGGTTCACGCATACGATACCTATATGTCCGAGTTGTTCAAACGTCTCTTGCAATGGCTCAGGCAAATCGGCGTTTCAGTTATCCTGCTTTCTGCGACCCTGCCAGAAAAAACCCGCCGCGAATTGACCGCCGCCTATCTTGGGCAAGAAGAAGTAGACCTGCCCCCCGCCGATTATCCACGCCTGACCATTGCCAGCAATTCAGGCATGAAAAGTATCCCGCTTGAAACACCGTCTTCCCGCACTGTGCAATTACAAGCCTGCGATACCCAAGCGCAAACCATCATCACGCATTTGCGGACGGCGTTGCAAAATGGCGGATGCGCGGCGATGATTTGTAACCGCGTGGCGCGGGCGCAGGAGTTATTCAAAGAAATTCAGGCGGCAGGACTTGTGCCAGAGGAAGATTTGATTCTTTTCCATGCCCGCTTCCCGTTTGCATGGCGTGAAGAAATCGAAACCAAAGTATTGGGCAAATTTGGCAAGGTCAAAAACGGCGGAAAAAATCCCAACCGCCCGCAAAAGTCCATTGTGATTGCCACACAGGTGATAGAGCAAAGCCTTGACCTGGACTTCGACTTCATGGTCTCTGATCTTGCGCCGATGGATTTGCTCATCCAACGCGCGGGACGCTTGCACCGTCACAGTCAAAACGATGCGGGTCGACCCGATGCCCTGAAAACGCCCACGCTGTTGATCGCCTTTCCACAGACTGAAGACATCCCTGCCTTTGGGCATGATGAGTTTGTGTATGACCGCTCGGTGATGCTCAAAACCTGGCTGGCGCTGAAAGACAAAACAGCGATGGACCTGCCCGAAGAAACCGCCGCGCTCATCGAAGCAGTGTATGGCAGAGACGTAGAGATTCAAGATGAAGCCTTATCAAAAGAATTAGAAGCTGCAATAAAAAAGGCGCAAAAAACTGAAAGAGAAGAAGTTGACCAAGCAAAGTCACGCTTGATCCCATCTCCAAGCGACGATAGGTTGATGTTGGAGCGTAATCATGCTTTTGACGAAGACGACCCAACACTGGCGGATTCTTTCAAGGCTATGACACGCCTAACCGACCCGACAATCACTTTGATATGCCTACATCGAGTTGATGGAAAAACATATCTTGATGAAGAAGATTCATCTTCTCCTTTAGACGATACGATAAAACCAACTGGAGATTTAATAAAAGAGTTATTAAGGCGAAGTATCAGCGTGCAACACCGTGATATTGTTCGTTACTTTATAAATCATGAACCCACTTGGAAAGGATGGAAGGAGGTTGCTGCCTTGAAATATACAATCCCAATTGTCTTTGAAAACGGGATATGCCAATTGCAAAATTCAAAATATGCCATTGTGTTAAACCATCAAACAGGAATTACTATCCAAAAGGAGGCCAAATGA
- a CDS encoding AAA family ATPase, producing the protein MNVIQSEVQTPSTLSQTGNSSPSCPECNGIGYIRFDVPVGHPKFGKVERCPNAQAHTHAKSLQVNEIDPRIGLTTDELRNLSWSLVKKGVNQADQACEITKRAYISGHGMVFMYGGYGQGKSLLLKIAVATALNEGKRAAYANLAGVLDDIRTAYDERENKMTELVKRMEWWASLDVLAIDELDKVGQTEWARERIFQLLDARYQRAVRQEALTVIAANYQSTDELSGYLKSRIEDNRFVANGYVIHLKGTDGRKSMPKNWKY; encoded by the coding sequence ATGAATGTCATACAAAGTGAAGTTCAAACACCTTCGACTTTATCCCAAACAGGAAACTCCTCTCCTAGCTGCCCCGAATGCAACGGCATAGGATATATCCGTTTCGATGTACCGGTCGGACATCCAAAGTTTGGCAAGGTGGAACGCTGTCCGAATGCCCAAGCGCATACTCATGCAAAATCACTACAAGTCAATGAGATCGATCCGCGCATCGGCTTGACTACCGATGAATTACGCAATCTATCGTGGAGTCTGGTCAAGAAGGGTGTCAATCAGGCGGATCAAGCGTGCGAAATTACCAAACGCGCGTACATTTCCGGGCATGGAATGGTATTCATGTACGGCGGATATGGGCAGGGAAAAAGTTTGTTACTCAAGATTGCAGTGGCTACCGCTTTGAACGAGGGCAAGCGTGCGGCATACGCGAATCTTGCCGGCGTCTTGGATGACATTCGCACTGCCTATGATGAACGAGAAAACAAAATGACCGAACTTGTGAAGCGCATGGAGTGGTGGGCTTCACTGGATGTGCTGGCAATCGATGAACTGGATAAGGTCGGGCAGACCGAGTGGGCGCGAGAACGAATCTTCCAACTGTTGGATGCGAGATACCAGCGTGCGGTCCGACAGGAGGCGTTGACTGTGATCGCTGCCAACTACCAAAGCACAGATGAACTCTCCGGTTATTTGAAAAGCCGCATTGAAGACAACCGCTTTGTAGCAAATGGATATGTGATCCACCTCAAAGGCACAGATGGGCGCAAGAGCATGCCGAAGAATTGGAAGTATTAA
- a CDS encoding helix-turn-helix domain-containing protein has protein sequence MTDNGLSRLPLEWTPIYPLQRNDVVLDVFKHSISYSDGLPPYAQARIIDLMVNRLLKTRRYPALWISVEAPGDWFRHEIKRLIKHKIPMTVQPTKKTCINEREFYQPIRPTYLQERDVPVLAPRFDPLDYGVKEAALRVLRVLARLKTAYRPELASLTGFSESHVRNLLKQLQAENLIERRQIGKYEGYAIRNKGLSMAHRSWNIPKGVHFSKYRGEFRYAGERHRRVSRRWRAWLEKAYPNIEIWECWTEAPLFDGIPDALAWGRKGEYEILFWLEVDSGHSSEKVMRCNYSHRFQNAYQHAKRLGLSIVFCVMGPPWVVRFFPSCIPYLYPNMALIGQDWRAFGKLPICEFGSWMSGIDDRKKNPTENTLPFDPNQYPPKPKKEKKGVPAKPKSTKPRYSKGFTDEGWWYRGNSEREE, from the coding sequence ATGACGGATAACGGTTTATCTCGCCTTCCACTGGAATGGACGCCGATCTATCCGCTGCAAAGAAATGACGTGGTGTTAGATGTTTTCAAGCACTCCATTTCTTATAGTGACGGCTTGCCGCCCTACGCCCAAGCGCGGATCATCGATCTGATGGTTAATCGCCTGCTCAAAACACGCCGATATCCTGCGTTGTGGATTTCGGTAGAAGCGCCCGGTGATTGGTTTCGACACGAGATCAAACGCTTGATAAAACATAAGATTCCGATGACTGTCCAACCGACAAAGAAGACCTGTATCAATGAACGGGAGTTTTATCAGCCGATCCGACCAACGTACCTTCAGGAAAGAGATGTGCCAGTTCTCGCTCCACGTTTTGATCCGTTGGATTATGGCGTCAAGGAAGCGGCGTTGCGTGTCTTGCGAGTCCTAGCACGCCTGAAGACTGCTTATCGACCGGAGTTGGCTTCTCTGACCGGTTTCAGCGAGAGTCATGTTCGGAATCTTTTGAAGCAGCTTCAGGCTGAGAATCTGATCGAGCGCCGGCAGATCGGCAAATACGAAGGGTATGCGATCCGGAACAAAGGATTGAGTATGGCGCATCGTTCGTGGAATATTCCCAAAGGCGTTCATTTTTCAAAATACCGGGGTGAATTCCGATATGCTGGCGAGCGTCACCGACGGGTGTCGAGGAGATGGCGGGCGTGGCTGGAAAAAGCGTATCCAAATATTGAGATCTGGGAGTGTTGGACGGAAGCGCCGCTCTTTGACGGCATCCCAGATGCATTGGCGTGGGGGCGCAAAGGTGAATACGAAATTCTATTCTGGCTGGAAGTGGACAGCGGTCATAGCTCAGAGAAAGTGATGAGGTGCAATTATTCCCACCGTTTTCAAAATGCGTATCAGCATGCAAAACGATTAGGTCTTTCAATTGTCTTTTGTGTTATGGGTCCACCCTGGGTGGTACGGTTCTTCCCTTCTTGCATTCCATACCTGTATCCCAACATGGCTTTGATCGGACAGGATTGGCGAGCGTTTGGGAAACTACCCATCTGCGAGTTTGGCAGTTGGATGTCTGGAATCGATGACCGAAAGAAAAATCCGACAGAAAACACCCTCCCCTTTGACCCTAATCAATACCCACCCAAGCCAAAGAAGGAGAAAAAAGGAGTACCAGCCAAGCCGAAATCCACAAAGCCCAGGTATTCCAAAGGGTTTACGGATGAAGGTTGGTGGTATCGAGGCAATTCGGAACGGGAAGAGTGA
- a CDS encoding helix-turn-helix domain-containing protein, which yields MSIETSKSGEEWLTVQEAAKLTSYHAEYLRLLIREGKIAARKFGPVWAINKPSLLTYLKTAEKSSDKRHGPR from the coding sequence ATGAGCATCGAAACGTCCAAGAGCGGCGAAGAATGGCTGACTGTTCAGGAAGCTGCAAAATTGACCAGCTATCATGCTGAGTATTTGCGCCTTCTCATTCGAGAGGGGAAAATTGCTGCCCGCAAATTTGGACCTGTCTGGGCAATAAACAAACCCTCTTTGCTGACATATTTGAAAACCGCTGAAAAGTCTTCGGATAAACGGCACGGTCCGCGGTAA